AGACTTCACCTCCTGATAAACCTGTTTCTTTTTTATCATATGCATGACCTCTATTCCGGAAATAATGGCTTTTGCTGTACGAAACGATTTTAAGCCTAACATTGTAGACAGACGCTTCTTAATAAACCTATGATCCTGCTCTACAATGTTATTTAGATATTTACTTTGTCTTACTTGGATGCCTT
The sequence above is drawn from the Priestia aryabhattai genome and encodes:
- a CDS encoding DDE-type integrase/transposase/recombinase, which translates into the protein GIQVRQSKYLNNIVEQDHRFIKKRLSTMLGLKSFRTAKAIISGIEVMHMIKKKQVYQEVKSVPNQVRFIHQLFGIAS